The following DNA comes from Candidatus Thermoplasmatota archaeon.
TGTCATAAACCGATGATATGTTGACGATGGTTGTATAAAACCGTATCCGCCTAATGCGGGTTCTACTTTTGCGAGTTTTTCATCAATAGTTGGTATATCTTGTTTCTGTGCATCGTTGATATACAATGCTTTATACTCTACAATTTTATGAAGTTTGCGAAAACCAAGTGCAGAAACACATTCTACAGCAGCTTCAAGAAGTTTTGGTACCTCTTGATCAACCTTAACAAAAACACCAATTTTTTCATCTTTGGTAGAAGTCACATTAAATAAGCGGTACGCCTGGGCGATATCTCGCGAAAGTCGAAGATGTGGATCTTGATCAACTCCAACCGGGACCAATGTTGGTCGAGATCCGCCAAATTTTTGAAGTTGAACATGGAGAATATCACCAGTTTGAAGAAGCGGTGAAAAGATATGTGTCATGTTGGTTGAACCATCAAAGCCATACATTGCAAGCATCTGAGACCAGTTCACTTTTTTTCCAAGTAGATACCCAAGATCCTTAACCTCTTGATGCTGTGATTGGAAATAGATTTTGCATTTCTCTGGTTTTAAACCAAGAGCGATATAATTTAGAATATATTCGTGAATGGCGATTTCTTTTGTCTCCTGGAGTGATAAACCACGTGTGGCATACGCTTCAATATCTGCAACAGAAATAAAGATGTCAGCTCCAAGATTTTGATAGTAAATAACTTGATCGATGACCATTTTATGGCCAAGATGCATGCGGCCCGACGGCATCAAACCGGTAAGTACAGCCCAAGGTTGTTTTGTTTGAACTGCGGTGTGAATTCGATTGAACTCCCGATGGCCGATAATAACACCTCGGCGTAGCAGACGATGAGGATGCGGTAGAGTTTTCCAAAGGTCATCAGTGAATTCTTGGATACCAAATTCATCTCTGAGGCGAGTATAATCCTGGTAGATTGTTGAACTCCACGGGTCGATTTTCATACGTATCGATATCGACATAATCTCATATTTCAAAAACTTACCGTTGCCTGCAAAAAGAAAGAGAAAGAAATCAAAGAACGATGTCAGAAGGTTGATACAAGGTTATGCTGTTACCAATCGAGTGGACCCCAGTTTCTGCTTTTGCATTTGGGGCATACATAGGTGTGCCGCTCTTTATCCTTTTGTACTTTGAGCGGAGCAAGAAATTTTGTCTGACATTTTCTGCACTGGTATAAGTTAACCATGAGATAGAGAAACATCTGAATATTATAAAACTTTTTTGATTGAACAGGAATACCAAGGTAAAGAATCCCATTATTTTTTTACAAGAATTGAGAGATCAGATAGTTTTTCCCAGTGGGAACTATGGCATTCTGGACAGACAAACATGGTTTTATCCAGTCCATCAAAAAATTCCTCAGGGATCATAAAATCTGAGTCACAATTTCGACAATGATTAATCGTGATCATTTTTTTCCCTTCTTCAACTGTCTATATACTAGTGTCATGTCCCAG
Coding sequences within:
- a CDS encoding tryptophan--tRNA ligase; its protein translation is MKIDPWSSTIYQDYTRLRDEFGIQEFTDDLWKTLPHPHRLLRRGVIIGHREFNRIHTAVQTKQPWAVLTGLMPSGRMHLGHKMVIDQVIYYQNLGADIFISVADIEAYATRGLSLQETKEIAIHEYILNYIALGLKPEKCKIYFQSQHQEVKDLGYLLGKKVNWSQMLAMYGFDGSTNMTHIFSPLLQTGDILHVQLQKFGGSRPTLVPVGVDQDPHLRLSRDIAQAYRLFNVTSTKDEKIGVFVKVDQEVPKLLEAAVECVSALGFRKLHKIVEYKALYINDAQKQDIPTIDEKLAKVEPALGGYGFIQPSSTYHRFMTGLTGEKMSSSKPESAIFLTDTPREATKKIMNAKTGGAATLELHKKYGGQPENCMVYELFLYHLIEDDHELHTIFTTCKQGVQMCGNCKKYAAQLLEQMLTDIQEKRQQAHDTIQRYIH